A window of Deltaproteobacteria bacterium contains these coding sequences:
- a CDS encoding tyrosine-type recombinase/integrase, whose amino-acid sequence MTKKTIITDQVERYVAMKRKLGYQFTRGACPLRSFARFAEDRDETFIRSETAIEWASTARSQSERITRLHTLHALACWLHAEDARHELPPRDALGYQSRRRPPPYLISTPDIRKLLTTALSMPPEGTIAPLTWHYMFGLIAVTGLRIGEALALTLDDITPDGLVIRDTKFGKSRMVALHPTTQDELDHYLTVRREEKTPDRHLFVITTGRPPCYSRAQQVFQAILERTGIREPGAARGPTLHSLRHSFAVRALENLDPGADPGRHMLALSTYLGHAKVSHTYWYLESTLDLLRGIAEAAEQAHANGGAR is encoded by the coding sequence ATGACCAAGAAAACCATCATCACCGATCAGGTCGAGCGATATGTCGCGATGAAGCGCAAGCTCGGCTACCAGTTCACGCGGGGTGCTTGCCCACTACGGAGCTTCGCACGCTTCGCCGAGGATCGTGACGAAACATTCATCCGTTCCGAGACCGCCATCGAATGGGCATCGACAGCGCGATCACAATCCGAGCGGATCACGAGGCTGCATACCCTACATGCACTTGCCTGCTGGCTACACGCCGAGGATGCCCGGCACGAGCTGCCGCCTCGCGACGCTCTGGGCTATCAGAGCAGACGCAGGCCGCCACCATACCTGATATCGACTCCAGACATCCGGAAACTGCTCACGACGGCGCTTTCCATGCCGCCCGAGGGCACCATCGCCCCGCTGACCTGGCACTACATGTTCGGCCTCATCGCGGTGACCGGACTGCGCATCGGCGAGGCCCTTGCGCTGACGCTGGATGACATCACCCCGGACGGTCTGGTCATCCGCGACACCAAGTTCGGCAAGTCCCGGATGGTGGCACTGCACCCGACCACCCAGGATGAGCTGGACCACTACCTGACGGTGCGGCGCGAGGAGAAAACCCCGGACAGACACCTGTTCGTGATCACCACTGGCAGGCCTCCATGCTATTCCAGAGCACAGCAGGTCTTCCAAGCGATCCTGGAACGAACGGGAATTCGGGAACCCGGCGCAGCGCGCGGTCCGACGCTCCACTCGCTGCGGCACAGCTTCGCCGTCCGGGCACTCGAGAACCTGGACCCCGGCGCCGATCCAGGCCGCCATATGCTGGCACTCTCCACCTATCTCGGCCACGCCAAAGTCTCACATACCTACTGGTACCTGGAATCGACCTTGGATCTGCTGCGCGGTATCGCCGAGGCTGCCGAGCAGGCTCACGCGAATGGGGGTGCCCGATGA
- a CDS encoding tyrosine-type recombinase/integrase, giving the protein MASRRDHRSLLGTTALASFDPIIRAFIDDLRDREGIAGKRVGRYRGTARHFVVWLALSGIALDTVDCTVIERFLDHDCECCTGMLASAGFGPWSKRRSWSPLMDFVYFLERAGKIETPGELDENLQLLDDHLDHMRGSGYAAPTLVLHRSACANLIVWLHFSRIPLRDLTLDAYARFRNRRFICSIPGVFYGQGRSSPEGTRYDGEIRKFLDHLAAIGRIEPLDPAPEEELTEVLERFSAWLERHRGLRPKTIRQYTRLIAAVLPDLGDDPRVIDAALIRRVLFEQLEHRSASYAKRLTTAMRMYLRFLASEDSVTATLVEAVPTTVPQWRLSALPRYIPADDVERAIASCNDDPVGVRNRAILLLLARLALRAGDVVDLRLGDIDWEKAEIRVAGKSRRQTVLPLPQDVGDALHAYIATVRPTVDDEKVFLCANAPSRPFSGSHNVSYVARSALDRAGVPTLANRGRGAHVFRHSQATELLRSGATLDTIQSLLRHESRNSTAIYAKTDTVMLQEVAQPWIGGMEG; this is encoded by the coding sequence CAAGACGAGATCACCGGTCCCTGCTGGGGACCACAGCACTGGCCAGCTTCGACCCGATCATTCGAGCGTTCATCGACGATCTCCGCGATCGTGAGGGGATCGCCGGAAAGCGTGTGGGTCGCTATCGCGGCACTGCCCGACACTTCGTGGTCTGGCTTGCACTGAGCGGCATTGCGCTCGACACAGTCGACTGCACGGTGATCGAGCGTTTCCTCGACCACGACTGCGAGTGTTGTACGGGAATGCTGGCATCTGCCGGGTTCGGTCCATGGAGCAAACGCCGGTCCTGGTCTCCTCTCATGGATTTCGTCTATTTCCTCGAGCGGGCGGGCAAGATCGAGACCCCTGGTGAACTGGACGAGAATCTCCAGCTACTCGACGATCATCTCGATCACATGCGCGGCAGTGGCTATGCCGCTCCAACCCTAGTTCTGCATCGCAGCGCATGTGCAAATCTCATTGTCTGGCTCCATTTCTCGCGAATCCCGCTGCGCGATCTAACCCTGGATGCATATGCGCGTTTCCGGAACCGGCGGTTCATCTGCTCGATCCCCGGGGTGTTCTACGGCCAGGGGAGAAGTTCCCCCGAAGGGACTCGTTACGACGGAGAGATCCGCAAGTTCCTCGACCACCTCGCCGCGATCGGCCGGATTGAACCTCTGGATCCAGCGCCGGAGGAAGAACTGACCGAGGTCCTCGAGAGGTTCTCGGCATGGCTTGAGCGCCATCGCGGTCTCCGCCCCAAGACGATACGGCAGTACACCCGTCTGATCGCTGCCGTTCTGCCCGATCTCGGAGACGATCCCAGGGTCATTGATGCGGCACTGATCCGCCGGGTGCTGTTCGAGCAACTTGAGCACCGATCTGCAAGCTATGCGAAGCGGCTGACGACCGCGATGCGCATGTATTTGCGGTTCCTAGCATCGGAAGACAGCGTCACCGCCACGCTGGTCGAGGCCGTGCCAACAACGGTGCCCCAGTGGCGGCTGTCGGCATTGCCGCGATACATCCCGGCCGACGATGTCGAGCGTGCCATCGCGTCGTGCAACGACGACCCGGTGGGCGTACGCAACCGGGCCATCCTGCTGCTTCTGGCGCGGCTGGCGCTGCGCGCCGGCGATGTCGTTGATTTGCGCCTCGGCGATATTGACTGGGAAAAGGCCGAGATCCGTGTTGCAGGCAAATCACGGCGGCAGACGGTACTGCCTCTGCCCCAGGATGTCGGCGACGCGCTGCATGCCTATATCGCGACGGTGCGGCCAACGGTAGACGACGAGAAGGTCTTCCTCTGCGCCAACGCACCTTCGCGCCCGTTCTCCGGCTCACACAACGTCAGTTACGTGGCTCGAAGCGCGCTGGACCGCGCCGGAGTGCCCACGCTCGCCAACCGCGGTCGCGGTGCGCATGTGTTCCGCCATTCTCAGGCGACCGAGTTGCTCAGATCCGGCGCAACACTGGACACCATCCAGTCACTGCTTCGCCACGAGTCCCGGAACAGCACCGCGATCTACGCCAAGACCGATACGGTCATGTTGCAGGAGGTCGCGCAACCATGGATCGGAGGGATGGAGGGATGA